A window from Listeria seeligeri serovar 1/2b str. SLCC3954 encodes these proteins:
- the rpmF gene encoding 50S ribosomal protein L32, with amino-acid sequence MAVPARRTSKAKKNKRRTHKGLTAPGLSRDSETGEYRMSHRISPDGTYNGRTIIEK; translated from the coding sequence ATGGCAGTTCCAGCTAGACGTACGTCCAAAGCGAAGAAAAACAAGCGTCGTACGCATAAAGGCCTAACAGCACCAGGTTTGAGTCGCGATAGTGAAACAGGAGAATACCGGATGTCACACCGTATTTCACCCGATGGCACTTACAATGGTCGTACAATTATCGAAAAATAA